In Haliaeetus albicilla chromosome 20, bHalAlb1.1, whole genome shotgun sequence, a genomic segment contains:
- the LOC104317592 gene encoding putative N-acetylated-alpha-linked acidic dipeptidase, which translates to MWTSLGTVTESAGRRAASCRFWAVVLGAAAGVFLFGFLIDWFAKPTEKTSVSPHEDMKAAFMAEMKAENIRRFLYNFTQLPHLAGTKENLNLAQQVQAEWKEFGLDSVQLVHYDVLLSYPDDTKPNYISIIDEHGNEIFNTSLSEPPPSGYEAVRDVVPPYSAFSAQGTPEGELVYVNYGRIEDFFTLEREMKINCTGKIVIARYGKIFRGNKVKNAELAGAKGVILYSDPADYCATGVDPYPNGWNLPGGGAQRGNVLNLNGAGDPLTPGYPAKEYTYRLDKASGVGLPKIPVHPIGYHDAESLLRNMGGYGPPHSSWKGNLNVSYNIGPGFTTNYSTRKVKMHIHSHNEVRRIYNVIGTIRGKVEPDRYVILGGHRDSWVFGGIDPQSGAAVVHEIVRSFGKLKKKGWRPRRTVIFASWDAEEFGLLGSTEWAEENAKVLQARAVAYINADSSIEGNYTLRVDCTPLMYRLVYSLTKEIPSPDEGFEGKSLYESWYKKNPSREYKEVPRINKLGSGNDFEVFFQRLGIASGRARYSKNLNVEKYSSYPVYHSVYETYEIVERFYDPTFKNHLTVAQVRGGLVFELANSIVLPFDCRDYASAVSNYAHIIYNLSRNHEEELATYNVSFDALFSAVKNFSEVAASFHERLQQIDINNQLAVRSLNDQLMFLERAFIDPLGLPGRPFYRHVVFAPSSHNKYAGESFPGIYDAMFDIKNKADQHEAWDEVRRQISIAAFTVQAAAETLKEVA; encoded by the exons ATGTGGACGTCGCTCGGCACCGTCACGGAGTCCGCCGGCCGCAGGGCAGCCAGCTGCCGCTTCTGGGCTGTCGTCCTGGGAGCAGCGGCGGGGGTCTTTCTCTTCGGGTTTCTCATCG ACTGGTTTGCAAAACCTACAGAAAAGACATCTGTGAGTCCTCATGAGGACATGAAGGCGGCATTTATGGCTGAAATGAAGGCTGAAAACATCAGGCGGTTTCTTTA caaTTTTACACAGCTTCCTCACCTAGCTGGAACAAAAGAGAATCTGAATCTGGCACAGCAGGTCCAAGCTGAGTGGAAAGAGTTTGGTTTGGATTCTGTTCAGTTGGTTCATTATGATGTCTTGCTCTCTTACCCTGATGACACTAAGCCCAACTACATCTCAATAATTGATGAGCATGGAAATGAG ATTTTCAACACATCATTATCTGAGCCTCCTCCTTCAGGATATGAGGCTGTTAGAGATGTGGTGCCACCCTACAGTGCATTTTCAGCCCAAGGAACACCTGAG GGTGAGTTAGTGTATGTGAATTATGGCCGCATTGAAGACTTCTTTACGCTAGAACgtgaaatgaaaattaactgtaCAGGAAAGATTGTTATTGCCAGATATGGGAAGATCTTCAGAGGAAATAAG GTGAAGAATGCTGAACTGGCAGGTGCCAAGGGAGTTATTCTGTACTCTGACCCTGCTGACTACTGCGCCACAGGAGTAGATCCCTATCCAAATGGCTGGAACCTTCCAGGTGGAGGAGCCCAGCGTGGAAATGTGTTAAACCTGAATGGGGCAGGGGATCCTCTGACACCAGGTTATCCTGCAAAAG aataTACCTACCGATTAGACAAAGCCAGTGGTGTAGGTCTCCCGAAAATTCCAGTTCATCCCATTGGCTATCATGATGCTGAGTCATTACTGCG tAATATGGGAGGATATGGACCACCGCATAGTAGCTGGAAAGGAAATTTGAATGTATCTTACAACATTGGGCCTGGTTTCACAACAAATTATTCTACAAG AAAGGTGAAAATGCACATTCATAGCCACAATGAAGTAAGAAGGATTTACAATGTGATTGGTACCATCAGAGGCAAAGTGGAACCAG ACAGATACGTCATCCTGGGAGGCCACCGTGACTCATGGGTGTTTGGTGGCATTGATCCTCAGAGTGGGGCAGCTGTGGTTCATGAGATTGTGAGGAgctttggaaaactgaaaaagaaag GATGGAGGCCAAGGAGAACAGTGATATTTGCAAGCTGGGATGCAGAGGAATTTGGCTTGTTAGGATCAACTGAGTGGGCTGAG GAAAATGCCAAAGTTTTGCAAGCACGGGCAGTGGCTTACATCAATGCAGATTCCTCCATCGAAG gaAACTACACACTACGAGTGGATTGCACACCACTGATGTACAGACTGGTGTACAGTCTGACTAAAGAG ATACCAAGTCCTGATGAGGGGTTTGAAGGAAAATCTCTTTATGAGAGCtggtataaaaaaaatccatcaagaGAGTATAAAGAGGTCCCCAG aataaataaactGGGTTCTGGCAATGACTTTGAAGTCTTTTTCCAACGTCTCGGCATCGCTTCAGGCAGAGCACGTTACAGTAAAAATTTG aatgTAGAAAAATATAGCAGCTATCCAGTTTACCACAGTGTCTATGAAACCTATGAAATTGTGGAGAGGTTTTATGATCCCACTTTCAAGAATCATCTGACAGTAGCTCAGGTACGGGGAGGGCTGGTGTTTGAATTGGCCAACTCCATTGTGCTTCCTTTTGACTGTAGAGATTATGCATCAGCTGTGAGCAACTATGCTCACATCATCTATAATTTGTCAAGGAATCATGAAGAGGAACTGGCAACATACAATGTATCCTTTG ATGCTCTCTTTTCAGCTGTGAAGAATTTTTCGGAAGTTGCTGCTAGCTTTCATGAGAGACTGCAACAAATAGATATCAATAA ccaGCTTGCTGTCAGATCACTAAATGATCAGCTCATGTTTCTAGAAAGGGCTTTCATCGATCCTCTTGGATTACCTGGCAGGCCATTCTATAG ACATGTTGTCTTTGCTCCAAGCAGCCATAACAAGTATGCAGGAGAATCATTCCCAGGGATCTATGATGCCATGTTtgacattaaaaacaaagctgatCAACACGAAGCCTGGGACGAAGTTAGGAGGCAGATTTCCATTGCAGCCTTCACTgtacaggcagcagcagaaacactgaaagaagTAGCATAA